In Solanum stenotomum isolate F172 chromosome 6, ASM1918654v1, whole genome shotgun sequence, one DNA window encodes the following:
- the LOC125867004 gene encoding putative potassium transporter 12, protein MSSKEEIEENSISEGLLLRRNGSNGGGSSGSLRWVDGSEVNDNQEEVYDKNEEIIRKSNYGSVRRRLKKPRRVDSLDVESMQIKGVNGGSQHKKDVPLLATLSLAFQTLGVVYGDMGTSPLYVFSDVFSKVHITSEVDVLGALSIVLYTIALIPLMKYVFIVLKANDNGEGGTFALYSLICRYANVNLLPNRTPADECISSFKLRLPTPELERAVYIKEILERKSLLKTILLLLVLMGTSMIIGDGILTPAISVMSAVSGLEGRIPGFNTDALVIISIIILGALFSIQRFGSSKVGFTFAPALALWFFCLGSIGIYNLLKFDVTVVRAVNPVYIYLFFKKNSTNGWSALGGCVLCITGAEAMFADLGHFSVKSIQIAFTSVVFPCLLLAYLGQAAFLMKYPQSAGRIFYDSVPNTLFWPVFVIATIAAIIASQAMISASFSCVKQAMALGCFPRVKVIHTSKEHMGQIYIPVINWFLMIMCMLVVAAFRSTTSIANAYGIAEVGVMMVTTTLVTIVMVLIWQTNLILALCFPLVFGTMELVYMSAVLSKILEGGWLPLVFASLFLCVMYIWNYGSVLKYQSEVKQKISLDFMDELGCTLGTVRVPGIGLLYNELVQGIPSIFTQFLLDLPAIHSVIVFVCIKHIPVPVVPQEERFLFRRLCPKDYHMFRCVARYGYKDVRKEDHHLFEQFLVDSLEKFLRNEALDLALETNKQSQPQFDNNVVSPRDNSDELKVPLMRDQRSEIGTSISEPSIIAASGDEDPSLEYELSALREASESGFTYLLGHGDVRAKKNSWFIKKLTINYFYAFLRRNCRGGNATMRVPHMNIMQVGMTYMV, encoded by the exons atgAGTAGtaaagaagaaattgaagaaaatagtATTAGTGAAGGATTGTTATTAAGAAGAAATGGTAGTAATGGAGGGGGAAGTAGTGGATCATTAAGATGGGTTGATGGTAGTGAAGTAAATGATAATCAAGAAGAAGTTTATGATAAAAATGAAgagattattagaaaaagtaATTATGGATCTGTTAGAAGAAGGCTTAAAAAGCCTAGAAGAGTGGATTCTTTGGATGTTGAATCTATGCAAATTAAAGGAGTGAATGGTGGTAGCCAacataaaaag GATGTGCCTCTTTTAGCAACTCTTTCTCTAGCATTTCAAACACTTGGTGTTGTATATGGTGATATGGGAACAAGCCCTTTATATGTTTTCTCAGATGTATTCAGTAAGGTTCACATCACTTCAGAAGTTGATGTCTTAGGTGCATTGTCGATTGTGTTATACACAATCGCGCTCATTCCTCTAATGAAGTATGTGTTTATCGTGCTTAAGGCCAATGACAATGGAGAAG GAGGAACGTTTGCATTGTATTCATTGATCTGTAGGTATGCAAATGTCAATCTTCTTCCTAATCGTACGCCTGCTGATGAATGTATCTCGAGTTTTAAGCTCAGATTGCCTACTCCAGAGCTAGAAAGGGCTGTGTATATAAAGGAGATATTGGAACGTAAATCGTTGCTGAAAACGATTCTATTGCTATTGGTTCTGATGGGAACATCAATGATTATAGGGGATGGTATATTGACACCAGCAATATCAG TTATGTCTGCTGTTAGCGGACTGGAGGGTAGGATACCGGGATTTAATACAG ATGCTCTTGTTATAATTTCAATTATCATCCTTGGCGCGTTGTTCAGCATACAGAGATTTGGTTCAAGTAAAGTTGGTTTCACTTTTGCTCCTGCTCTAGCATTGTGGTTCTTCTGTTTGGGGTCGATAGGAATCTACAATCTGCTGAAGTTTGATGTAACTGTTGTAAGGGCTGTAAATCCAGTTTATATCTATCTGTTCTTTAAGAAGAACTCGACCAACGGATGGTCAGCTCTTGGTGGTTGCGTATTATGCATCACAG GAGCAGAAGCAATGTTTGCGGATTTAGGTCATTTTTCTGTGAAGTCTATACAG ATTGCCTTCACGAGCGTGGTGTTCCCCTGTCTTCTGTTGGCTTACTTGGGCCAAGCTGCTTTTCTTATGAAATACCCTCAATCAGCTGGCAGAATATTTTATGATTCAGTCCCAA ATACTCTATTCTGGCCAGTTTTTGTGATAGCAACTATAGCTGCTATAATTGCCAGTCAGGCTATGATATCTGCTTCATTTTCATGTGTTAAGCAAGCCATGGCTCTCGGATGCTTCCCGAGGGTGAAGGTTATTCACACCTCAAAAGAGCATATGGGCCAAATCTACATTCCAGTTATTAATTGGTTCTTGATGATAATGTGCATGCTTGTGGTTGCTGCATTTAGAAGCACAACAAGTATAGCCAACGCATACG GTATAGCTGAGGTCGGTGTCATGATGGTTACGACCACTTTGGTTACAATTGTTATGGTACTGATATGGCAGACAAATTTGATATTGGCTTTGTGTTTCCCCTTAGTATTTGGCACAATGGAGCTTGTATACATGTCTGCTGTTTTATCAAAGATCTTGGAAGGTGGTTGGCTTCCACTCGTTTTCGCCTCTCTGTTCCTTTGTGTGATGTATATATGGAACTATGGAAGTGTATTGAAATATCAAAGTGAGGTTAAGCAAAAAATATCATTGGATTTCATGGATGAACTTGGATGTACTTTAGGTACAGTAAGAGTACCAGGGATAGGCTTACTATATAATGAACTAGTTCAAGGCATTCCATCGATTTTTACGCAGTTTCTATTGGACCTTCCAGCAATTCACTCTGTAATAGTCTTTGTGTGCATCAAGCATATCCCAGTACCTGTTGTTCCTCAAGAAGAACGGTTCTTGTTCCGAAGGTTATGTCCTAAGGACTATCATATGTTTCGTTGTGTAGCTCGATATGGCTATAAAGATGTCAGGAAAGAAGACCATCActtatttgaacaatttttggTTGACAGCTTAGAGAAGTTTTTAAGGAATGAAGCACTTGATCTTGCTTTAGAAACCAATAAACAGTCTCAACCTCAGTTTGATAACAATGTTGTGAGTCCAAGGGACAACTCTGATGAGCTTAAAGTACCATTAATGCGCGATCAAAGATCAGAGATTGGAACATCAATCTCAGAACCATCAATAATAGCAGCATCAGGAGATGAAGATCCTAGTTTGGAATACGAGCTCTCAGCACTTCGCGAAGCTAGTGAATCAGGATTTACATACTTGCTTGGACATGGAGACGTAAGGGCGAAGAAAAATTCATGGTTCATCAAGAAACTAACTATAAATTACTTCTATGCATTCCTTAGGAGGAATTGTAGAGGAGGAAATGCAACAATGAGAGTACCTCACATGAACATAATGCAAGTTGGAATGACATACATGGTTTGA
- the LOC125868803 gene encoding spermidine synthase-like, with the protein MLVGIKVLMVGDWFQLCSERNYAGEAHSLKVEKILFQGKSDYQNVLVFQSSTYGKVLVLDGVIQLTERDECAYQEMITHLPLCSIPNPKKVLVIGGGDGGVLREVSRHSSVEQIDICEIDKMVVEVAKQFFPDVAVGYEDPRVNLHIGDGVAFLKNVPAGTYDAVIVDSSDPIGPAQELFEMPFFESIAKALRPGGVVATQAESIWLHMHIIEEIVANCRQIFKGSVNYAWTTVPTYPSGMIGFMLCSTEGPAVDFKNPINPIDDESPVKTIEPLKFYNSEIHQASFCLPSFAKRVIETKGK; encoded by the exons ATGCTTGTGGGTATCAAAGTTTTGATGGTTGGCGATTGGTTTCAGCTTTGTTCT GAAAGGAATTATGCAGGGGAAGCACACTCTTTGAAGGTTGAGAAGATATTGTTTCAGGGGAAGTCTGATTACCAGAATGTCTTGGTTTTTCAG TCATCAACTTATGGAAAGGTGCTTGTTTTGGATGGTGTGATCCAACTTACCGAGAGGGATGAATGTGCTTATCAAGAGATGATCACTCATCTTCCTCTTTGTTCAATTCCCAACCCCAAAAAG GTGCTGGTTATTGGAGGAGGAGATGGTGGTGTCCTGCGTGAGGTATCCCGTCACTCTTCTGTCGAACAGATCGACATATGTGAGATTGACAAAATGGTAGTTGAG GTTGCTAAACAATTTTTCCCAGATGTAGCTGTAGGATATGAGGATCCACGTGTGAATCTCCACATTGGTGATG GAGTtgcatttttgaaaaatgttccTGCCGGAACTTATGATGCTGTCATAGTGGATTCATCTGACCCTATTG GTCCAGCACAAGAGTTGTTCGAAATGCCTTTCTTTGAATCTATAGCAAAGGCTCTTCGTCCTGGAGGAGTTGTAGCTACACAGGCTGAGAGCATATGGCTTCACATGCACATAATTGAAGAAATTGTTGCTAATTGTCGCCAGATCTTCAAAGGCTCAGTCAACTATGCATGGACTACTGTTCCTACTTATCCAAG TGGCATGATTGGTTTCATGCTCTGCTCTACTGAGGGACCTGCAGTTGATTTCAAGAACCCTATTAACCCCATCGACGATGAAAGCCCTGTCAAGACCATTGAACCTTTGAAGTTCTACAACTCTGAG ATCCACCAAGCATCATTCTGTTTGCCATCATTCGCCAAGAGGGTGATCGAAACCAAAGGAAAATGA